Proteins found in one Terribacillus sp. DMT04 genomic segment:
- a CDS encoding exonuclease domain-containing protein — translation MRFVSIDFETANRYWSSACSVGVAVADETGVIDEWYTLINPLMEFESQNIQVHGILPRDVEDAPTFKEIWPTLSSYLAGNVVIAHNASFDMGVIRKAVARFGLEMPDFDYLCTRIIGKKVWPDMENHRLNTLAASKEITFQHHNAMEDACVAANIFLHAMADCGVQTIEDLTQALKVKRKSIHDTSSSGSRSRYGDIKPQTDQFDPSHPFYRKQVMFTGTMKSMKRKDAIQRLVNVGGVHTDKMDASTRYVIVGARDYEKFANGKKTSKLVQAERMIESGRPLRIISEEKFLSLV, via the coding sequence GTGCGGTTTGTAAGTATAGATTTTGAGACGGCGAATCGGTATTGGTCGAGTGCTTGTTCAGTCGGAGTGGCGGTTGCGGATGAGACTGGTGTGATTGATGAATGGTATACCTTGATCAATCCGCTGATGGAGTTTGAAAGTCAGAATATCCAAGTGCACGGCATTTTACCCCGTGATGTAGAAGATGCGCCAACGTTCAAAGAAATCTGGCCCACATTGAGCAGCTACTTGGCTGGTAATGTGGTGATTGCACATAATGCGAGTTTTGATATGGGTGTTATCCGGAAAGCAGTTGCGCGCTTTGGATTGGAGATGCCGGACTTTGACTATTTATGCACACGGATTATCGGGAAAAAAGTATGGCCGGATATGGAAAATCATCGTCTGAATACGCTAGCTGCTAGTAAGGAGATTACGTTCCAGCATCATAATGCAATGGAAGATGCTTGTGTGGCAGCAAATATCTTCCTCCATGCGATGGCAGATTGCGGTGTCCAGACGATTGAAGATTTGACGCAAGCTTTAAAAGTAAAGCGGAAAAGTATTCATGATACAAGTTCCTCGGGCAGCAGATCGCGTTATGGCGATATTAAACCGCAGACAGATCAATTTGACCCATCGCATCCATTTTATCGGAAGCAAGTTATGTTCACGGGTACGATGAAAAGCATGAAGCGAAAAGATGCTATACAAAGACTGGTCAATGTTGGCGGCGTGCATACAGACAAGATGGATGCATCAACACGTTATGTGATCGTTGGTGCGAGAGATTATGAGAAATTCGCCAACGGCAAGAAAACGAGTAAGCTTGTACAAGCAGAGCGCATGATTGAGAGCGGACGACCGCTGCGCATCATCTCAGAAGAAAAATTTCTATCCTTAGTATAA